A genomic window from Streptomyces brevispora includes:
- a CDS encoding MraY family glycosyltransferase, with amino-acid sequence MGQPVRDYLLTLCVTAAVTYLLTGPVRKFAIAVGAMPAIRARDVHREPTPRLGGIAMFGGLCAGLIVADHLANLDGVFDLSSEPRALLSGAALIWLIGVLDDKFEIDALIKLGGQMIAAAVMVLQGLTILWLPIPGVGTVALTQWQGTLLTVALVVITINAVNFVDGLDGLAAGMVLIASAAFFLYTYRLWYGHAIEAAAPATLFTAILMGMCLGFLPHNMHPARIFMGDSGSMLIGLVLAAGAISVTGQVDPDTMKIFEGSERQATHAMLPVFIPLLLPLTIIAIPAADLVLAIVRRTWNGQSPFAADRGHLHHRLLEIGHSHSRSVLIMYFWSALIAFGAVGYSVHSASMWIVLVIVGLSALGLILLLMPRFTPRAPLWAQRVVPPRYRRRRRPAAEPEAASADGPEGQQGPLEGQMGQEGEEPEPAPRARVAAGVSGVNGATAIGPRSRFSDRRKADSTRR; translated from the coding sequence GTGGGGCAGCCCGTGCGTGATTACTTGCTGACACTCTGTGTCACGGCTGCGGTGACCTATCTGCTCACCGGCCCGGTGCGCAAGTTCGCCATCGCGGTCGGGGCGATGCCCGCGATCCGGGCGCGTGACGTCCACCGGGAACCGACCCCGAGGCTCGGCGGCATCGCCATGTTCGGCGGGCTGTGCGCGGGGCTGATCGTCGCCGATCACCTGGCCAACCTCGACGGCGTCTTCGACCTCTCCAGCGAACCCCGGGCGCTGCTCTCCGGGGCGGCGCTGATCTGGCTGATCGGCGTCCTGGACGACAAGTTCGAGATCGACGCCCTGATCAAGCTGGGCGGACAGATGATCGCCGCGGCGGTCATGGTCCTCCAGGGCCTGACGATCCTGTGGCTGCCGATCCCCGGCGTCGGCACCGTCGCCCTCACCCAGTGGCAGGGCACGCTGCTGACGGTCGCCCTGGTCGTCATCACGATCAACGCGGTGAACTTCGTCGACGGCCTGGACGGCCTGGCGGCCGGCATGGTCCTCATCGCGTCGGCCGCGTTCTTCCTCTACACCTACCGGCTCTGGTACGGACACGCGATCGAGGCGGCCGCCCCCGCGACGCTCTTCACGGCGATCCTGATGGGCATGTGCCTCGGCTTCCTGCCGCACAACATGCATCCGGCCCGGATCTTCATGGGCGACTCCGGCTCGATGCTGATCGGCCTCGTGCTGGCCGCCGGCGCGATCTCCGTGACCGGACAGGTCGACCCGGACACCATGAAGATCTTCGAGGGCAGCGAGCGCCAGGCGACCCACGCGATGCTGCCGGTCTTCATCCCGCTGCTGCTGCCGCTCACCATCATCGCGATCCCGGCGGCCGACCTGGTGCTGGCGATCGTGCGGCGAACGTGGAACGGCCAGTCGCCGTTCGCCGCCGACCGCGGACATCTGCACCACCGGCTGCTGGAGATCGGCCACTCGCACAGCAGGTCGGTGCTGATCATGTACTTCTGGTCGGCCCTGATCGCCTTCGGCGCGGTCGGCTACTCCGTGCACTCGGCCTCGATGTGGATCGTCCTCGTGATCGTGGGCCTGAGCGCGCTCGGCCTGATCCTGCTCCTGATGCCCCGCTTCACCCCGCGCGCCCCGCTGTGGGCACAACGCGTCGTACCGCCCCGCTACCGCCGTCGGCGCCGCCCGGCCGCGGAGCCCGAGGCTGCTTCCGCGGACGGGCCGGAGGGCCAACAGGGGCCGCTGGAAGGCCAGATGGGGCAGGAGGGCGAGGAGCCCGAACCCGCTCCGCGGGCCCGGGTCGCGGCAGGAGTCTCCGGCGTCAACGGGGCGACAGCCATTGGCCCCCGTTCTCGATTTTCGGACCGGCGCAAGGCCGATTCCACGCGTCGATAA